A genomic stretch from Lathyrus oleraceus cultivar Zhongwan6 chromosome 2, CAAS_Psat_ZW6_1.0, whole genome shotgun sequence includes:
- the LOC127122603 gene encoding uncharacterized protein LOC127122603: MSDEFVGMVYGDEAMVSVETNVSAWMRIAFDENANSDSLENYAYLLDEAKETAHIKDFLTKQRVARGFNKEVSKKGSHKGDLVLKRVIDPKENGEVTPKWEGHSRIREKLNN; the protein is encoded by the coding sequence ATGTCGGATGAATTTGTGGGGATGGTTTATGGAGATGAAGCAATGGTATCGGTAGAAACCAATGTTTCGGCTTGGATGCGTATTGCTTTTGATGAAAACGCCAACTCAGACAGTCTGGAAAATTATGCATATCTATTGGATGAAGCCAAGGAAACGGCCCACATAAAGGATTTTCTGACCAAACAAAGAGTTGCTAGGGGATTTAATAAAGAAGTAAGTAAAAAAGGATCTCACAAAGGAGATCTGGTGTTGAAGAGAGTCATTGATCCTAAGGAAAATGGCGAGGTAACTCCGAAGTGGGAAGGACATTCCCGTATCCGTGAGAAGTTAAATAATTGA